CTGGAAGAGCTGGGGCTGCCCACGTACGAACTCCCGCTACTGGGCGAGGGGTTGGACCTGGGCGGGCTCTACCGGCTGGCGAGGGAACTGCGGAGGCACGTCACCACATGACCATGACACCGGCACCCACGCTCGACATCGATCCGCTGATCGACGACCCGGCGACGCGCATCATCGTCTGCTGCGGATCGGGCGGCGTGGGCAAGACGACGACCGCTGCGGCCCTCGGCGTACGGGCGGCCGAGCGCGGGCGCAAGGCGGTCGTCCTGACCATCGACCCGGCCCGCCGCCTCGCCCAGTCCATGGGCATCGACTCCCTGGACAACGTCCCTCGACGCGTCGACGGCATCAAGAGCGAGACCGGCGACGGCGAACTGCACGCCATGATGCTCGACATGAAGCGGACCTTCGACGAGATCGTCGAGGCGCACGCGGACAAGGAGCGGGCGGCCGCCATCCTGGGCAACCCCTTCTACCAGTCGCTCTCCGCGGGCTTCGCCGGCACGCAGGAGTACATGGCGATGGAGAAGCTCGGGCAGCTGCGGGCCCGCGACGAGTGGGACCTGATCATCGTCGACACCCCGCCCTCGCGCTCCGCGCTGGACTTCCTGGACGCGCCGAAACGGCTCGGGTCGTTCCTGGACGGGAAGTTCATCCGGCTGCTCATGGCCCCGGCGAAGGTCGGCGGGCGCGCCGGCATGGCGTTCCTCAACGTCGGGATGTCGATGATGACGGGGACGCTGGGCAAGCTTCTCGGGGGCCAGTTCCTGCGCGACGTGCAGACGTTCGTGACCGCCATGGACACCATGTTCGGCGGCTTCCGTACGCGCGCGGACGCGACGTACAAGCTCCTCCAGGCGCCCGGGACCGCCTTCCTGGTGGTCGCCGCCCCGGAGCGGGACGCGCTGCGCGAGGCCGCGTACTTCGTGGAGCGGCTCGCGGCCGAGGAGATGCCCCTCGCAGGTCTCGTACTCAACAGGGTCCATGGCAGCGGCGCCGCCCGGCTGTCGGCCGAGCGGGCACTTGCCGCCGCGGAAAATCTTGAAGAGGCCCGCATTGTGGATCAGGGGGACGGGAAGGCTGGAGTTCGTGACTCAGGCCCCACCGCCGCCTCTCCCGAGGTCCCCGATGCCGTTGTCCCCGGCGTACGGAGCCCAGAAGTCACCGACGCATCCGCACCCCAAGTCCCCGAGGGCGCCGAAGAGTTGATCCACACCACCGATGACGTGCCGACCACGGACGCACTGACGGCGGGCCTGCTGCGCCTGCACGCCGAACGCATGCAGGTGCTCGCGCGTGAACAGCGAACGCGCGACCGCTTCTCCGCGCTCCACCCCGAGGTGGCAGTGACCGAAGTGGCGGCCCTGCCCGGCGACGTGCACGACCTCGCAGGACTCCGGGCCATCGGCGACCGGCTCGCGGCCCCTGGTGCTCCACTGGCCTGAGCTGGTCGTCCCCGCACCGCATCGGTGGTCCTACCCCACGGCGGCGTACGTCTCCTCGAACGCTTCGTCGTCCACGATGACCGCAGGCAGAATGCCCGCGCTCCGCTCGTACTCCGTCCGCGCGGTCTCGAGCAGCCGGCGCCAGGAGGTGACCGTGGGACGCCTGCGCAGCAGTGCGCGGCGCTCCCGCTCGGTCATTCCGCCCCATACGCCGAACTCGACGCGGTTGTCGAGCGCATCGGCCAGGCACTCGGTCCGCACCGGACAGCCGGTGCACACCGCCTTGGCCCTGTTCTGCGCCGCACCCTGTACGAACAGTTCATCCGGATCAGTAGTGCGGCAGGCAGCCTGCGCACTCCAGTCAGTTACCCAGCCCATGCCGGCGCCGTCCTCTCCCGAATCGAGGCTCCCCCACGGCGACAGCGGCATATTCACCGCTGCCAGTTGAGGACGTTACGGAAGGTGGGCACAGCGCAACACCCCCTTCGGGCCCAATCTTGAATGGCCCGAACGGACTATGCGTAAGCGGCAGATCACCCGACGGAGTGAGCCGCGGACATGCGTAACCAACCCGGACAATAGGGACAGTTGGGTCGCGCTACATGGGACACGGGATGACGCATGGGGCAGATTCGGACATGCATCCACTCGATTCGGGGCGAGTGGAACCACACAGTTGTTGCGTCTGTGACGTCGGGGGGCTTGATACGAAACCGCACTGCTGTGACAGTTGAGTGCAGCTTAGGCCAAGGCATATACGTGTGTCCGGCGAATGAGAACGTAGGCTGCCCCCATGGCAAAGAAGCGCTCCGGCGGGGGTCTGACCCAGACCCAGCAGGCCGCCAAATTCCTAGGTGTCGCCGCGCTCTCCGGGGCCGTGCTGGCAGGCATCGCGCTGCCGGCCTTCGGCACGCTGGGGCTCGCGGCCAAGGGCACGGTCAAGGGATTCGACGACATCCCCTCCAACTTGCAGACCCCGCCGCTGAGCCAGCGCACCAGAATCCTGGACTCCAAGGGCGGCCAGATCGCCACGGTCTACGAACGCGACCGCACGGTGGTCCCGCTGGCCAAGGTCTCCCCGTACATGCAGAAGGCGATCGTCGCGATCGAGGACGCACGCTTCTACCAGCACGGCGCGGTCGACCTCAAGGGCGTGCTGCGTGCGGTCAACCGCAACGCCCAGGAGGGCGGCGCCGCCCAGGGTGCGTCCACGCTGACGCAGCAGTACGTGAAGAACGTCTTCGTCGAGGAGGCGGGCAACGACCCGACCAAGGTCGCCGAGGCCCAGCAGAAGAGCCTCGGCCGCAAGATCCGCGAACTGAAGTACGCGATCCAGGTCGAGGAGAAGCTCGGCAAGAAGAAGATCCTGGAGAACTACCTCAACATCACCTTCTTCGGTGAGCAGGCGTACGGCATCGAGTCCGCCGCCCAGCGGTACTTCTCCAAGTCCGCCAAGGACCTCACCCTCCCCGAGTCGGCGCTCCTCGCCGGACTCGTCCAGTCGCCCAGCCGGTACGACCCGGTCAACGACAAGGAGGAGGCCAAGCTCCGCCGCGACACCGTGCTCAAGCGGATGGCGGACGTCGGCGACATCACGCCGGCGGAGGAGGCCAAGGCGAAGGCCACCCCGATCCAGCTGAAGGTGACCAAGCCGCGGAGCGGCTGCATCACGTCGATACAGGGCGCCGGCTTCTTCTGCGACTACGTACGCAAGACCTTCCTGACCGACCCGGCCTTCGGCAAGACCGAGGAGGAGCGGCAGAAGATCTGGGCAACCGGCGGACTGACCATCAGGACGACGCTCGACCCGAAGAACCAGGCGGCGTCGAACGAGGCCGCGACGTCCAAGGTCAACAAGGACGACAAGATCGCGGACGCGGTCGTGCAGGTCCAGCCGGGCACGGGCAAGATCCTCGCGATGGCGCAGTCGCGTCCGTACGGTCTGGACCAGAAGAAGCACGAGACGGTGCTGAACCTCTCCGTCGACAACAAGATGGGCGGCACGTACGCCGGCTTCCAGGTGGGCTCGACCTTCAAGCCCATCACCGCGGCGGCCGCGCTGGAGAAGGGCATCAGCCCGAACACGGTCTTCGACACGGACTGGAAGATCGGCCTGCCCGGCGCGAGCTTCCGCACCTGTGACAACTCGCCCGCCGACGGCGGTACGTGGTCGGTGCAGAACGAGATGCAGACCGAGAAGGGCGCGTTCGACATGACGAGCGCCCTCGGCAAGTCCATCAACACCTACTTCGCGACGCTGGAGCAGAAGGCCGGCCTCTGCGAGACGGTCACGATGGCGCAGAAGGTCGGTTACATCCGCGGCAACAACAAGCCGCTGATGTTCACGCCGTCCACGACGCTCGGCGGTCAGGAGTCGACCCCGCTGGCGATGGCCTCGGTGTACGCGACCTTCGCCAACCGGGGGACGTACTGCTCCCCCGTCGCCATAGAGGCCGTGACCGGCCGCGACGGCAAGCAGATGTCCGTACCGCAGTCGCAGTGCAGCCAGGCGATGAGCACCGACACGGCCGACACCGTCAACCAGATGCTCAAGGGCGTGGTCGAGGACGGCACCGGCGCCCAGGCCGGACTCAGCGACCGTGACAACGCGGGCAAGACGGGTACCACCGACGAGCGCAAGAACGCCTGGTTCGTCGGCTACACCCCGAACCTGTCCACGGCGGTCTGGGTCGGCAGCGACGGCTCGAAGCAGATCCCGATGACCGACATCACCATCGGCGACCAGTACTACGACAAGGTCTGCGGTGGCTGTCTGCCGGGTCCGATCTGGCGGACCGCGATGACCGGTGCGCTCGGCTCGGACGCCCCGTCCTTCAACTTCATCGACGTCCCCCGCGGCAACACCAAGCCCGAGGGCGACGACGAGAAGGGCAAGCACAAGGGCGACGACGGCAAGCCCGGCGACACCAACACCCCGGACCCCGGCATCTCCATCCCGGGCCTGACGGTCGGGGGCACCACGGTCGGCGGCAACGACGCCGGCGGGACCCGCGGGAACGAGAACGGCGGCAACAGAGGCTGACAGCTTCAGCTTGTACGTACGACGAAGGGGCGCCCGGCTCGATCCGGACGCCCCTTCGTTCTGCCCCTGCGGTGTTTCCCGCGATCAGCCCGCGAGGCGCTTCTTCACCTCGGCGGCCACCCTGCCGCCCTCGGCGAGACCCGCCACCTTCGGGTTGACGATCTTCATGACCGCACCCATCGCCCGCGGCCCCTCGGCGCCCGCAGCCTTCGCCTCCTCGACGGCCCCGGCGACGATCGCGCCCAGCTCGTCGTCGGACAGCTGCTTCGGCAGGTACTCGGCGAGGAGCTCGCCCTCGGCCTTCTCCCGCGCGGCCGACTCGGCGCGACCGCCCTGCTCGAACGCCTCGGCCGCCTCACGGCGCTTCTTCGCCTCCTTGGCGATCACCTTGACGACCTCGTCGTCGGAGAGCTCCCGGGCGGTCTTGCCCGAAACCTCTTCATTGGTGATCGCGGAGAGCGTCAGCCGGAGCGTCGAGGAGCGCAGCTCGTCGCGCGCCCGGATCGCCTCGGTGAGTTCGTCCTTCAGCCTGGCCTTCAGCGTGGTCATGGGGTCAAGTGTCGCAGGTACGGCGCCCGGGCCGCCCGCGGATTTCCGTGCTCCGGCCCGTCTGCGACGATGGGCGCATGCGCGCACGCTACGGAGTTCCCCTCAAAGTCACCGCAGGAATCACGGCTGTTGGCGCGGCCGGCATCGCCTACGCCGCCGGTTTCGAGGCACGCTCGTACCGCCTGCGCAGAGTGACGGTCCCGGTCCTCGCGCCCGGCGCGCGCCCGCTCCGCGTCCTCCAGGTCTCCGACATCCACATGGTCGGCGGCCAGCGCAAGAAGCAGCGCTGGCTGCAGTCCCTGGCGGGTCTGCGCCCCGACTTCGTGGTCAACACCGGCGACAACCTCTCGGACACCGAAGCGGTCCCCGAGGTGCTGGACGCGCTGGGCCCGCTGATGGAGTTCCCGGGCGCGTACGTCTTCGGCTCGAACGACTACTACGGCCCCATGTTCCGCAACCCGGCCCGCTACCTCCTCGAGAAGGTCCAGGGCAAGACGGGCCTGAACGGCAACCCGCCCGCGGTCAACGTCATCCACAACCCCTGGGAAGACCTGCGCGACGGCTTCGACCAGGCGGGCTGGCTCAACCTCACCAACACCCGCGGCCGCCTCAAGCTCGACGGCGCGGAGATCGCCTTCACCGGCCTGGACGACCCGCACATCAAGCGCGACCGCTACGCCGAGGTCGCGGGCGGCCCCGAAACGGGCGCCGACGTCTCCATCGGCGTCGTCCACGCCCCGTACCTCCGCGCCATCGACGCGTTCACCGCCGACGGCTACCCCCTGATCCTCGCGGGCCACACCCACGGCGGCCAGCTCTGCATCCCCTTCTACGGCGCCCTCGTCACCAACTGCGACCTGGACACCAAGCGGGTGAAGGGCCTCTCCACCCACAGCACATCCCCCTCCACGCGCTCCTACCTGCACGTCTCGGCAGGCTGCGGCACCAACCGCTACACCCCCGTCCGCTTCGCCTGCCCGCCCGAGGTCACCCTGCTGACGCTCACCGCGCGCGACTGATCACTGCGCCCCTACGGTGGGGAGCATGGTCGCGCCACTCCCCACCGCCGTCCCACCGGCAGCCGTCGTCCCCCCGCACCGCCACCCGTACGCGGCAGCCTTCCGCGCGCTGATCTGCGCGGCGGCGGTCACCGGCATCGTGATCGACCTCTTCCTGGTCAGCCCCGGCCAGCTCCTGAGCTACTTCACGATCCAGTCGAACATCCTGCTCGCGCTGGCCTGCGGCATCTCCGCGTACCGCGCCTGGACGGGCAGCCCACCGCTGCCGGCCTGGGTCACCGGCGGCGCGCTCCTCTTCATCTGCATCACGGGCCTGGTCTACAACCTGGTGCTGCAGGGCGACCCGGCCGTCCCGACCCCGACCGGCTGGAGCCAGGCGGCCAACGTCCTCCTCCACATGGTCACCCCCGCGGCGGCCCTCCTGGACTGGCTCCTGTTCACACCCCCCGGCGGCCTGCGCCCCCGCCACGCCGGACTGTGGCTGCTCTACCCGCTCGCGTATTTCGCCTTCGTCCTGGTCAGGGGCGCCCTCATGTCCCCCGGCGCGAAGGCCCGCTACCCGTACCCGTTCCTGGACGTGGAGCAGCACGGATACGCGGGGGTGCTGGGCAATGCGGTGATCTACGGCCTGATCTTCTACGCCCTGGCCCTGGCGATCGTCGGCCTGGACCGGATCCGCCCGTACCTGCACGGCAGCGAAAACCGGATTTCGTCTACGGCCACCGGTCCGCTAAAGTAATCGATGTCGCCGCGTGAGCGGGCGGACATCGGGGTGTAGCGCAGCTTGGCAGCGCGCTTCGTTCGGGACGAAGAGGTCGTGGGTTCAAATCCCGCCACCCCGACAGAGAAACACCAGGTCAGGCCCGGTACTGAGAGATCAGTGCCGGGCCTGATTTGCGTTCGGGGGCCAATTTGGGAGCCATTTGGGAGCCGACTTCGAGATGCGGCTCCCAGAAGGAGAGTTCCAGGAGCTGGAGCTCCACCCCAACTGGCTCCGCGCACGTCGCCGTTCCGGCCGAGTCAACGCCACCCTAGGGACCTCACTCGCCATCCGTTTCGGGCAAGGCATCAGCGGCGGAATATTTCGTGCTACTGTTTCGTGGACTGATATGAGGCGGTGAGAAGCGCATGGCAGCGGTCAGGCAGGAAGCACAGCCGGGGATGCTCGTGTTGGCACGAGAGTCCCGGGGGTTGACCCAGGTAGAAGTCGCAGCCGCCATGACTAAGGCGTCTCAGGGGGAAGCGACTCCTGTGTCCCAGGGCTACGTGAGCCGTGCAGAAGCAGGGCGACTCGTCGTTAGTGACGAACGTCTGGCCCTATATGCCGCCGCCCTTGGATATCCTCCAGCGCTGCTCTGCCTGGACCCACAGGTGAGCGGCATTGGGGTGGGCTTGGTTCATCACCGCAAGAAGGCGTCCCTGTCCACGTCTGCCCTACGCCGCGTCCACGCTCACCTAGCCCTGGCCCGACTGCAGTTGGACGGCCTCACAGCGGAGGCAGGCGTGCCTGAGGAGCCGTCGCGCTTCGTAAGGGTCCCGTTGAACGACCTCGTGACCCCTAAGGACGCAGCACGCCGGGTCCGCCGGGAATGGAACATGCCGCCCGGCCCCGTGCTCGACATGGTTGGGGTAGCGGAGAGCGCTGGCGCCCTCGTACTCACCGAAGACTTGGACAGCGACCTGTTGGACGCCGTGAGCCAGTGGCCCGAGGGGCGACAGCCGCTCCTGCTGGCCAACACTCGCACCCCCGGAGATCGTCGCCGCTTCAGCATCGCCCACGAGTTGGGGCACATGGTGATGCACCCGGTACCCGGGGCAGCGTCCACACAAGAGAAGCAGGCAGACGCCTTCGCCGCAGAGTTCCTGATGCCGGCCGCCGATATCCGAGCGTCCTTCTCAGACGGGATCGACCTATCTGGGCTGGCGGATCTCAAACGCACTTGGGGCGTTTCAATGTCGGCTCTCCTGCGCCGTGCCCAGACACTCAACACCATCAGCGAATGGCAGTACCGCACCCTGATGATCGAGATGTCAGCGCTCGGCTACCGGACGACAGAGCCGGTCGAGGTGCTCCCCGAACACCCTCAGCGAGTCGCCGCCCTCGTGCAGCACTTGCTGACTATTCGCCAGATGCCTCTTGAGGAGGCGGCAGCGTGTGCCCATCTCCTCCCGGAGGACTTCCAGCGCCTATACGTCGATGGCGCCGACTCATCATCGATCCCAGCCACTCGAAGGTGACCATGAACGAGCCCTCGTCCTCGCTGCCCCGTCCTCGCTCCGATCTGACCGAGCCTCCCGACGCCGCGAGCCAGGTAGGGCAGTCGGAAGGCATGAGCCAGCTGCGCGGCCGCATGCTGATCCAAGTCAGTACCTTCCGCCTCAACTATGTTCAGGCGCACCTGGACCCCGGCCGAAGCGGACTCGTCCTGTGCGGAGAAGACGCAGTGAAGAAGGCTGGCACCCTACGCTTCAAAGAGGGCTTCGACAGCCCGCTCCTGATCGACCCGGCTGTGTACGAGACTCGCGTCGCAACAGAAGACGATCCGTTCCCGTACGAGATCGAGCCCACGCTGTTCCTCGATGACCCCCTGGAACTTGCCTTGGCCGAGCAACGCGATGCCGGCGCGACGCTCGCTATGACACCCACGGGCTACATCAGGGCCGAAGACTCGGACGCCCTTCGTGCGGCCGTAACCCGCGTCCTGGAACTTGACGACCCAACAGTGGTCTTCGCTGCCCCTGTCGATGTCGCCTGGTTGCGCGACGAAGAGTCGACTCGCCAGCTCATCGCCTATTTGCGCATGCTCAAGGGCCCTAAGGCGATCATGCTGGGCGGACAAATGGATCCCCTCGGCCGATACGCCAAAGCCGTAACCCATCTCAAGCGGCTCGTCGAGGAAGTTCCCGACGCGGCACTCCTGCGTACCGACCTCGCAGCCTTCGGCGCCCTGGCCGCTGGTGCAGCCTTCACTGCTTTCGGCACGAGTAGCCGCTACCGGCACATCGTCGCACCAGGCGAAAAGGCACAGACGAACAAGCGCATCCCTGTCAGGTCTCCGCACGTTCTCTTCCCCGAGTTGATGGCGTTCTTCCTGGGAGAGACGATCGCCAAGCGCTACGGTGGCGCGGACACACCGGTCTGTTACTGCGCGTCCTGCGCTGGTAACCGCGCTCTGGATGCCTTTACGAGCAATCGCGGCGACCTGCCGGCCTCGGCGGCCGCTCACAATGTTGCGGTCCTCATGGAGTGGCTTCGCACCCTCGCCGCTGCCGAACCCGGACTCGCTCGTCAGCAGTGGTGGTACGACCGCTGCCGGACAGCCCTGGATCAGTACACGGTGATCAACGCGTCAATCCGGCAACCGGGCGCCTTCAAGTCCCCTGCCCAACTGGACCGCTGGGCCCTCGAAGCACCCGAGCAGCTCGCCACCGATCAGAAGGCGGAAGCTGACCGGAGCCGCTGATATAGGTCCTCGACGAACCACCAGGCCGCAGCGGTGTGTCGAGGCGGCCTGTACTCCTCCGGCTCCAGGACCAGCTCAACGTCACGTCCTGAGGCAACGAACACACCGATTCCGTAGAAGTCAGCTTCCACCAAAGCTTCATCCAGACGAGCTGGCCTGCGATCCAGCAGCACAGCCCGGCGACAGAAGGGCGCGAAGCGACCAGCCTTCTCGAGCCCCTGACGCAAGCTGGCGGCGCGGACCACAGCAAGATCCACATGCACGGGACGCACAGCCTGCCTGGCCACGGTCTTCCGGCTGCGCTCAGCGGCCCCAGCTGGCAGGGCCCGGACAGCACGCCGCTCTTTTGGACCCAGCGTGTCCATTGGGACAGCAATGCCCACAGGCAGAGCCAGCAGAGACTCCAGATCGGCCATGTGAGCCAACGGCGCAGCTGAACTTCGCTCTCGCCGTGCGTGCTCAGCTGCGTCCAGTCGGTAGAAGCAAAGGGCCTCGACCCCGCAGATCGACACGACCTGCGCCTGGCTCCCCGGCTCCAGCAGCGCGCGGGAGGCCACTCGCACAGAACCGTCCACTGCGGTATTCGCCAAGGTCACCATGGCCTCCACCCTGCCTCACCAGGCACCGGCCGCAAACAGCGGCCCTCGCCATTCATCCAACCGGTACCGGCACGACTCCACCTGCCAAACCGCTCAAGCAGCGCCGTGGACACTGCTCCGGGCGGGTTCATTGTCTGAGCATCCCGCTGAAAGTGAGCCACCGGGCCAGGTAAAGCCCTTCTCCCACCCGGCAGCCTCCGCTTCGTGTACTGGTGTCCTCGCACGCCTCCTGGATGGCTACGTCTGCCTTATGAGAGCCCTACCCGCCGCGCCTTCAAGAGCGAGTCCAGCGCCCCTACCGGCGACGTGGTGCACATCGCGAGCCGCGCGTCGAGCGCTGCTTCCCACTGTGCAGTGAGGCCAGCTACGAGACGCCGGCGCATGCCGACGGTGACGTGGGCGTAGCGGGCGGAGACCGAGCCGTCGATGTGGCCCATGCGTTCGTCCATGAGGACTTTCTCGGTGCCGAGGTCCTCCATCATCGTGCGGTGGGTGTGGCGCAGGCCGTGGGGTGTGAGGCCCTTGGCGATCGGGAGCCAGCAGGCGTCGGCCCGAGCGGCGGCTCCTCGGCCTCGGGCCGGGATGCCGGGCCATGGTTCACCGAGGATCGGTACCGGGCGGGCCTCCTGAGGGGCCTTCTTCGGGTACCAGCCTGAGACTGCCGGAGTGAACAGCCAGGTGGCGAAGCCGTTTCGGCGCCAGTGGGCCGCGTGCTCGGATGTGGTGCCGCCGCGCACGAAGGCGAGGTCCTGGATCGCCTGCTCCACCTGGGCGCGCTTCGCCTCCGAGACGCGGTCGGGGTGGTTGAGGACGTTCGAGACCGTACCCGTGGAGACTCCGGCGCGGCGAGCGATGTCGATGAGCTTGGCGCCCTGGTGGCCGCCGGTACGCGCCGCGCCCTGGCCTCGGAAGACGTATGTCCTGCCGTGGCAGGGGCAGGGCGTCGGCTTCGTACGGGCGATGTGGTTGAAGACCAGGGCGGACAGCCAGTCCGTCGAGTCGATGGTGCGGTAGCTGTCGTCCTTGGGCGGGCAGCGCACCAGCTCGCCGGTGTCCAGCTCGTACAGCTGCCACTCGACACGGAAGGAGTTGCGTCGGACGAACTCCGTTTCCAGGCCGACGATTTCACCCCAGCGCTTGCCGGTGTAGCCCTTGAGGACCGTGGCGACGAACTCGTCATCCCGGCCGGAGAGCAGAGCCGCCCGCTCGGCGGTGAGCAGGATGCCGAGCGCGTCGGTGACGACCTTCTCCGGGCCTCGGTCGCGCGAGCGGCCTGCGCGCTTGCCTCGACCTCGGCGACGGGCTGCCGGGTTGGACGTGAGCAGGCCCTCGTCGATCGCGTCCTCGAAGATCAGATGGAGCGTGGAACGCCAGGTCTTGACGCTGGAGGCCGCGTACACGGCTCGCTCCTTCTTCTCCCACAGCTCGACGTCCGTGCGCAGAATGCCCGCAATCGCCTTGTCCTCGAAGTCGGGGAGCAGGTGCTCCTCGATGTGGCGCTTGTAGTTCTGCATCGTCGAGGCGGCCAGGTCCTGCGCCTCGTACCAGCGGCTCGCGTACTCGCCGAAGGTCTCCTGGCCTAGCGTCGGATCGCGCCAGTCGCCACGCCGGAATTTGTTCTCCGCCTCGCTCGCCGCGCGCTGGGCTTCGCCCTTGGTGGCGAACTTCAGCGGCTTGTCGTCCTCGCCGACGACCGTGAGGTGTTTGCCGGGCGCGATCTTGTAGCGGCCGCGCCAGTAGTTTCCGCGCTTCTCGCCGAAACCCATGTATCCCTCCCCTGCTTCGTCGTCGTGCTAGGCCGCAGTCCCAAACTGGCTCTGACGCGCTCGGCGCGGTGGCCGGGCGCGGAGACGGGCCGTGGGAACGGCGGGCGACGAAGGAGGCTGTGGAGCAGCGGACTTGACGGCAGGAGCCGCTTTCGCTGCCCCTTGCTGCGGGAGGGCAGGGCGGGCCTCGTTCATTCGGATGATCTCCGCGAGGTGCTCGCCGGTGAAGCGGTACGCGCGGCCGACGCGGGTGAAGGGGATGAGCCGACGACGGGCCCGGTCCTTGACCCACCAGGCGGAGCAGCCGAGTACGTCGGCGACTTCCTCGGGGACATAGAGGCGCGGCAGGGCGACCTCGGCGTCCGAGGTCGGAACGGAGGCAGGGGGTATTGCGGGTTGGCGCAAGGAGGGAGTCCTCTACAGGTCTTGGCGGGCATGGGGGCGCGGCAACGCCGACCCGCCGGTCGATCGCTAGGGATGTGGATGAGCTGCCCGGCCTGGGGGGTTTGCGGGCCCAGGTCGGGAGGGGGTGCCGGAGGCTATGCCTGGTCGGCGGGGTGGGCGTCGCGGTCACCGGGCGGAGGGCCGTGCATCTTCAGCATGGTCTTGCTGGCCTCCTCCGCGATGGCGCTCTGGACCATGAGGTCGGCTTCCTCGCGGATGTCGGGGTGCTCGGCGAGGTAGGCGTCGAACGCGTCGCGCGCCTGCGCGAAAGCCATGTTGGCTCTCTGGGTCGCGCGGAACGCGTCCACGACCTCGTCGATGAGTTCCATGGCACGGGCCTTGGCGGCCAGCTGCGGCGGTCCGATGAGGTTGCGCAGGTCGATGCCGAGGACCTCGGCGAAGCCGATGGCGTCGTCGAGGTTGATGCGGCGCTTGCCGTTTTCGATCCGCCAGACCGCGGACGGGTTCATCTCGAAGCCGGCCTCGTTGAGCCGGTCAGACAGAGCGTTGGTGCTCCAGCCGCGCGCCTCGCGCTCCACCCTGATACGGGTTGCGACGTTCGCCTCGCCGCTGAGCAGGACGCCCTCGGACGTTTCTTCCTCCGCCACCGGCACCTCCTTCCGTTCGTAGCGATGCACTGCGCTTTGCAGCACAGCCTAAACAGTAGCATCGCTACTGCGAGATGCAAAACACTTCTGCGATCTGCAATTCGTGTGGCATAGTGGTGGCATCCCCACCCCACCGACCTCAGGAGTCCGCACGCCCGCACGTCACATGAAAGAAGCCCCCGGCGATGCCGGGGGCTCAAGCGCAAACCTCTCAACCGCCATCCCTAGCGATCAACCTGCGGAGACCGGGATTGCCGTCCCATATGGCCCGCAAGCAGAGGAGCTGATGCCCAGTATGACCGATGCCCAGCCGAATACGCCATCCCTTCCCGACGACACCGCCTCGTCACCACCGCTATCCGAGGGGGCGCAGATCGTGGACGACCTGCGGGC
The sequence above is drawn from the Streptomyces sp. NBC_01465 genome and encodes:
- a CDS encoding ArsA family ATPase; translation: MTMTPAPTLDIDPLIDDPATRIIVCCGSGGVGKTTTAAALGVRAAERGRKAVVLTIDPARRLAQSMGIDSLDNVPRRVDGIKSETGDGELHAMMLDMKRTFDEIVEAHADKERAAAILGNPFYQSLSAGFAGTQEYMAMEKLGQLRARDEWDLIIVDTPPSRSALDFLDAPKRLGSFLDGKFIRLLMAPAKVGGRAGMAFLNVGMSMMTGTLGKLLGGQFLRDVQTFVTAMDTMFGGFRTRADATYKLLQAPGTAFLVVAAPERDALREAAYFVERLAAEEMPLAGLVLNRVHGSGAARLSAERALAAAENLEEARIVDQGDGKAGVRDSGPTAASPEVPDAVVPGVRSPEVTDASAPQVPEGAEELIHTTDDVPTTDALTAGLLRLHAERMQVLAREQRTRDRFSALHPEVAVTEVAALPGDVHDLAGLRAIGDRLAAPGAPLA
- a CDS encoding WhiB family transcriptional regulator — translated: MGWVTDWSAQAACRTTDPDELFVQGAAQNRAKAVCTGCPVRTECLADALDNRVEFGVWGGMTERERRALLRRRPTVTSWRRLLETARTEYERSAGILPAVIVDDEAFEETYAAVG
- a CDS encoding transglycosylase domain-containing protein — protein: MAKKRSGGGLTQTQQAAKFLGVAALSGAVLAGIALPAFGTLGLAAKGTVKGFDDIPSNLQTPPLSQRTRILDSKGGQIATVYERDRTVVPLAKVSPYMQKAIVAIEDARFYQHGAVDLKGVLRAVNRNAQEGGAAQGASTLTQQYVKNVFVEEAGNDPTKVAEAQQKSLGRKIRELKYAIQVEEKLGKKKILENYLNITFFGEQAYGIESAAQRYFSKSAKDLTLPESALLAGLVQSPSRYDPVNDKEEAKLRRDTVLKRMADVGDITPAEEAKAKATPIQLKVTKPRSGCITSIQGAGFFCDYVRKTFLTDPAFGKTEEERQKIWATGGLTIRTTLDPKNQAASNEAATSKVNKDDKIADAVVQVQPGTGKILAMAQSRPYGLDQKKHETVLNLSVDNKMGGTYAGFQVGSTFKPITAAAALEKGISPNTVFDTDWKIGLPGASFRTCDNSPADGGTWSVQNEMQTEKGAFDMTSALGKSINTYFATLEQKAGLCETVTMAQKVGYIRGNNKPLMFTPSTTLGGQESTPLAMASVYATFANRGTYCSPVAIEAVTGRDGKQMSVPQSQCSQAMSTDTADTVNQMLKGVVEDGTGAQAGLSDRDNAGKTGTTDERKNAWFVGYTPNLSTAVWVGSDGSKQIPMTDITIGDQYYDKVCGGCLPGPIWRTAMTGALGSDAPSFNFIDVPRGNTKPEGDDEKGKHKGDDGKPGDTNTPDPGISIPGLTVGGTTVGGNDAGGTRGNENGGNRG
- a CDS encoding GatB/YqeY domain-containing protein codes for the protein MTTLKARLKDELTEAIRARDELRSSTLRLTLSAITNEEVSGKTARELSDDEVVKVIAKEAKKRREAAEAFEQGGRAESAAREKAEGELLAEYLPKQLSDDELGAIVAGAVEEAKAAGAEGPRAMGAVMKIVNPKVAGLAEGGRVAAEVKKRLAG
- a CDS encoding metallophosphoesterase, producing MRARYGVPLKVTAGITAVGAAGIAYAAGFEARSYRLRRVTVPVLAPGARPLRVLQVSDIHMVGGQRKKQRWLQSLAGLRPDFVVNTGDNLSDTEAVPEVLDALGPLMEFPGAYVFGSNDYYGPMFRNPARYLLEKVQGKTGLNGNPPAVNVIHNPWEDLRDGFDQAGWLNLTNTRGRLKLDGAEIAFTGLDDPHIKRDRYAEVAGGPETGADVSIGVVHAPYLRAIDAFTADGYPLILAGHTHGGQLCIPFYGALVTNCDLDTKRVKGLSTHSTSPSTRSYLHVSAGCGTNRYTPVRFACPPEVTLLTLTARD
- a CDS encoding Pr6Pr family membrane protein; this translates as MVAPLPTAVPPAAVVPPHRHPYAAAFRALICAAAVTGIVIDLFLVSPGQLLSYFTIQSNILLALACGISAYRAWTGSPPLPAWVTGGALLFICITGLVYNLVLQGDPAVPTPTGWSQAANVLLHMVTPAAALLDWLLFTPPGGLRPRHAGLWLLYPLAYFAFVLVRGALMSPGAKARYPYPFLDVEQHGYAGVLGNAVIYGLIFYALALAIVGLDRIRPYLHGSENRISSTATGPLK
- a CDS encoding ImmA/IrrE family metallo-endopeptidase translates to MPEEPSRFVRVPLNDLVTPKDAARRVRREWNMPPGPVLDMVGVAESAGALVLTEDLDSDLLDAVSQWPEGRQPLLLANTRTPGDRRRFSIAHELGHMVMHPVPGAASTQEKQADAFAAEFLMPAADIRASFSDGIDLSGLADLKRTWGVSMSALLRRAQTLNTISEWQYRTLMIEMSALGYRTTEPVEVLPEHPQRVAALVQHLLTIRQMPLEEAAACAHLLPEDFQRLYVDGADSSSIPATRR